In a single window of the Candidatus Eisenbacteria bacterium genome:
- a CDS encoding tyrosine--tRNA ligase — translation MDLGVLADLSARGLLHQFTFGDRPDLLARESVTAYAGFDPTADSLHIGHLLPALGLARLQRAGHRPIAVVGGGTGLIGDPSGKANERPMLSREVIEANTAAIAGQLGRLLEFDGPRAARLVDNAAWLCQLNLIEFLRDIGKHFTVNSMVQRDSVQLRLGSQQGISFTEFTYALLQAYDFLELFDRFDCTLQIGGSDQWGNILDGRELIRVLRSREAHGLTQVLVTRSDGRKFGKSEAGNVWLDAKRTSPYRFHQFWLNVDDDDVLRYLRYFTFLPLDEISAIEARHLADPSRREAQRALADQVTGLIHGADAVAAARRTAAALFEGGDLRGLSAEELAESLSEAPRATATRGDLDSHRLDLPGTLVLCALAKSKTEARTHILNGAVAINQQVVQDAKRVLTGADLLANRFIVLRLGRKKYSLIELLD, via the coding sequence ATGGATCTGGGCGTTCTTGCTGACCTGAGTGCCCGCGGCCTGCTGCACCAGTTCACGTTCGGCGATCGCCCCGATTTGCTGGCGCGCGAGTCGGTCACGGCGTACGCCGGCTTCGATCCGACCGCGGACAGCCTGCACATCGGCCACTTGCTGCCGGCCCTCGGCCTCGCGCGCCTGCAGCGCGCGGGGCATCGTCCGATCGCGGTGGTCGGCGGCGGCACCGGGCTCATTGGCGACCCGAGCGGCAAGGCGAACGAGCGCCCCATGCTGTCACGCGAGGTGATCGAAGCCAACACCGCGGCGATCGCTGGACAGCTGGGCCGACTGCTCGAGTTCGACGGCCCGCGGGCCGCGAGGCTCGTGGACAACGCGGCCTGGCTTTGTCAGCTCAATCTGATCGAGTTCCTGCGCGACATCGGCAAGCACTTCACCGTCAACTCGATGGTCCAGCGGGACTCGGTGCAACTGAGGCTGGGAAGCCAGCAGGGCATTTCGTTCACCGAGTTCACGTACGCACTGCTGCAGGCCTACGACTTTCTCGAACTGTTCGACCGCTTCGATTGCACGCTCCAGATCGGCGGAAGCGATCAGTGGGGCAACATCCTCGATGGTCGCGAACTGATCCGCGTCCTGAGGAGCCGTGAAGCGCACGGACTCACCCAGGTGCTCGTCACGCGCTCGGATGGCCGGAAGTTCGGCAAGTCCGAGGCGGGAAACGTCTGGCTCGACGCGAAGCGCACGAGCCCGTACCGCTTTCACCAGTTCTGGCTCAACGTGGACGACGACGACGTGCTTCGCTACCTGCGCTACTTCACCTTCCTGCCGCTCGACGAGATCTCGGCGATCGAAGCCCGGCACCTCGCCGATCCCTCCCGGCGCGAAGCGCAACGCGCTCTCGCGGACCAGGTCACGGGGCTGATTCATGGCGCCGACGCCGTGGCGGCCGCCCGACGCACGGCGGCCGCGCTCTTCGAAGGCGGTGACCTGCGCGGGCTGTCCGCCGAGGAGCTTGCCGAGAGCCTGAGCGAGGCTCCCCGGGCGACGGCGACGCGCGGGGATCTCGATTCCCACCGGCTCGATCTGCCCGGAACGCTCGTGCTCTGCGCGCTGGCGAAATCGAAGACCGAGGCTCGCACGCACATCCTGAACGGCGCGGTGGCCATCAACCAGCAGGTCGTCCAGGATGCGAAGCGGGTGCTGACGGGCGCCGACCTGCTCGCCAACCGTTTCATCGTGCTGCGGCTGGGCAGGAAGAAGTACAGCCTGATCGAACTGCTGGACTGA